The following coding sequences lie in one Glycine soja cultivar W05 chromosome 16, ASM419377v2, whole genome shotgun sequence genomic window:
- the LOC114389326 gene encoding pyridoxine/pyridoxamine 5'-phosphate oxidase 2 produces the protein MGSLAWKQLLLNALESNAHLKHSSFMQLATLGTNGTPSNRTVVFRGFQDNTDNIQINTHARTPKIEELKLCSSAEICWYFTDSWEQFRINGDVDIIDGLNPDPLKLQQREKSWFASSLRSRLQYLLPNPGLPCLNEQALPEISLDPSIGPVDAFCLLILEPNQVDYLNLKSNQRLTFKSSVSDAAKKSWIVERVNP, from the exons ATGGGGAGCTTGGCGTGGAAGCAGCTTCTTCTCAACGCTCTGGAATCCAACGCTCACCTCAAGCACTCTTCTTTCATGCAGCTC GCAACCCTAGGAACCAACGGAACACCTTCCAACCGCACTGTCGTCTTCCGAGGATTCCAAGACAACACTGATAACATCCAAATTAACACCCATGCCCGCACTCCCAAG ATTGAAGAGCTCAAGCTTTGCTCCTCTGCCGAG ATATGTTGGTATTTCACAGATTCCTGGGAGCAATTTCGGATAAATGGGGATGTAGATATCATTGATGGTTTGAATCCTGATCCGCTAAAACTTCAG CAAAGAGAAAAATCCTGGTTTGCCAGTTCATTGAGATCAAGATTGCAATATTTGTTGCCCAACCCTGGACTTCCCTGTCTAAATGAGCAAGCACTGCCAGAAATATCATTAGATCCTTCTATAGGTCCAGTTGATGCTTTTTGTCTACTAATCCTAGAGCCAAATCAG GTTGATTACTTGAATCTGAAGAGTAACCAGAGGCTAACTTTCAAATCAAGTGTGAGTGATGCAGCAAAGAAAAGCTGGATTGTGGAGAGGGTCAACCCATAA
- the LOC114391188 gene encoding protein KINESIN LIGHT CHAIN-RELATED 1-like, which translates to MPPQMQPFADFLRAPPAAAAAKPIVKKTLIVEESSLDNPDLGPFLLKMARETIASGESPVKALDLAIRASKSFERCAGPGLELATCLHVVAAIYSSLGRLDEAVEALERSILLLDSETGSGHIMAQFSGYMQLGDTYSMIGQLDRSIKCYESGLKIQMDVLGESDPRVAETCRYLAEAHVQAMQFDQAENFCKKTLEIHREHCSPASLTEAADRRLMALICEAKGDYELALEHLVLASMSMIANAQDNEVAAIDVSIGDIYLSLCRFDEAVFAYQKALTVFKSTKGESHSCVALVYIRLADLYYRTGKLRESKSYCENALRIYSKPVAGTTAGEIASGLTEISAIYEALNEPEEALKLLQKAVKLLEDIPGQYRTVAGIEAQMGVMFYMVGKYMDAWKSFENAITKLRASGEKKSAFFGVVLNQMGLACVQLYKIGDAAKHFEEAKEILERECGTYHSDTLGVYSNLAATYDALGRVEDAIEILEYILKMREEKLGTANPDVDDEKKRLFELLKEAGRVRNRKGKKSLENLIDSNSLKMKKEGKKRWAAFGLRT; encoded by the exons ATGCCACCTCAAATGCAGCCCTTCGCCGATTTCCTCCGCGCTCCgccggcggcggcggcggcgaagCCCATCGTGAAGAAAACGCTAATAGTAGAAGAATCTTCATTAGACAACCCGGATCTGGGCCCATTCCTTCTGAAAATGGCCCGAGAAACAATAGCTTCGGGTGAAAGCCCGGTAAAGGCCCTAGACTTGGCAATTCGGGCCTCAAAGTCCTTCGAGCGGTGTGCAGGTCCGGGCCTGGAACTTGCCACGTGTCTCCACGTGGTTGCTGCGATCTACAGCAGTTTGGGGCGGTTGGATGAGGCGGTTGAGGCCTTGGAACGGTCCATTTTGTTGCTGGATAGCGAAACCGGGTCGGGTCATATCATGGCCCAGTTTTCCGGGTACATGCAACTTGGGGATACTTATTCCATGATTGGACAGTTGGATAGATCCATTAAGTGTTACGAGTCGGGTTTGAAGATCCAAATGGATGTGTTGGGTGAGTCCGACCCGAGAGTTGCTGAGACTTGTAG GTACCTAGCTGAAGCTCATGTTCAAGCCATGCAATTTGACCAGGCAGAGAACTTCTGCAAGAAGACCCTTGAAATTCACAGGGAGCATTGCTCTCCTGCTTCCCTTACCGAAGCAGCCGACAGGCGTCTAATGGCCCTTATATGCGAGGCAAAGGGAGATTATGAACTGGCACTTGAGCACCTTGTCCTAGCTAGCATGTCAATGATAGCAAATGCACAAGATAACGAGGTTGCAGCTATTGATGTTAGCATTGGAGACATTTACTTGTCACTCTGTCGTTTTGATGAGGCTGTTTTCGCCTATCAGAAAGCACTAACAGTGTTCAAATCCACCAAAGGTGAAAGCCACAGTTGTGTGGCATTAGTGTACATTCGCCTTGCTGACCTTTACTACAGGACAGGAAAATTAAGAGAGTCAAAATCGTATTGCGAAAATGCCTTAAGAATATACAGCAAGCCTGTGGCTGGAACAACCGCCGGGGAGATTGCGAGTGGTTTGACCGAAATCTCTGCCATCTATGAAGCTCTAAACGAGCCTGAAGAGGCGCTGAAGCTGCTACAGAAGGCGGTGAAGTTGTTGGAGGATATCCCTGGACAATATAGGACAGTAGCAGGAATAGAAGCCCAAATGGGAGTGATGTTCTACATGGTTGGGAAGTATATGGATGCTTGGAAGTCTTTTGAGAATGCTATCACCAAGCTGAGAGCAAGCGGGGAGAAGAAATCTGCCTTTTTTGGAGTTGTATTGAACCAGATGGGGCTGGCATGTGTGCAACTGTACAAAATAGGGGATGCTGCCAAACATTTTGAAGAAGCGAAAGAGATATTGGAGAGAGAGTGTGGAACATATCATTCTGACACTCTTGGGGTGTACAGCAATCTTGCAGCAACTTATGATGCCTTGGGGAG AGTTGAGGATGCCATTGAGATATTAGAATACATACTAAAGATGAGGGAAGAAAAACTTGGAACTGCAAATCCAGATGTTGATGATGAAAAGAAACGGCTGTTTGAGCTTTTGAAAGAAGCAGGAAGAGTTCGGAATAGAAAGGGGAAAAAATCACTTGAAAACCTTATAGATTCCAATTCCTTAAAGatgaagaaggaaggaaaaaagagaTGGGCTGCTTTTGGCTTGAGAACTTAA